CGACAACAATTGGGCCGACATGATCGATCAGGACGGCACCCCGCCGGAAGCATTCGCCCTGCGCCGCTTTGCCGCGATGCAGGCCTGGTACGAGAATATGCCGGTGCGGCGTGCGCAGCTTCCCCGAGCGGGCGGCCTCACCATGTATCGACGCATCGATTATGGCGGGCTTTTACGCATGCATGTGCTCGATACGCGCAGCTATCGCGACGATCAATTGTGCCAGAAGCCGGGCGAGCAAGCCTGCCGCACCGAAAACGGGCCGGACACGACGTTGCTCGGATCCGCGCAGGAAGCATGGCTCGCGGAAGGGCTGGACAATGGAGCGCGCTGGAATCTGATTGCCCAGCAGGTTCTCGTCATGCCGCTCTTCACGCCCGGGCCGAACGGTCGGCAGATGCGGCCGGGCTTCGACCCCTGGAGCGGCTATCCGCAGGCTCGCGAGCGGCTCGTGAAAACGATTACGGACCGCGACCTTACCAACGTCGTCATCGCCACCGGCGACGCGCACATGCACGGGATCGGAACTGTGCCCGTGCGCGACGACGAGCCGGATGGCCCGGCCGCAGCGACCGAGTTCCTGACGACCTCGATCACGTCAGGCGGCGACGGGCAGGCGGAGGCGTCCGACGGCTTCCAGGCGCTGCTGGACGGAAGCCCGAACCTGGCGCTCCTGAACCATCAGCGCGGTTACCAGACCTTCGACATCACGGCGAAGGAGTGGCGCACCGACGTGAAGGTCATGGACCGGGTCCAGACGCCGGGCGGAAAGCTCAGCACCTTGGCCCGCTTCACCGTCACGCCGGACAAGGCTGCGCTGCACCGCATCTGAGGGACGCCTGCGTCTGCCTGCTCGGGCCCGATCGATCGCTGTCCCACGATCATCATGGGCGGGCGATAGTCGATGCCCATAATCATGGGGGTAGACTATGATCAGCCATTATATGCGCTTCGCCGGCGCCAGCCTAATCGCACTTTCCGCGGCGCCCGCTATCGCACAGGCGGTTGACGAGACCGGGGACGAAGCCATCGTCGTCACCGCGCAGCTCCGCGAGCAGGATCCGGTCGAGGTTCCGTTCGCGCTGACGGCTTATTCGGGCAGGGATCTGGAAGCGCTCGGCATCCCAGAGTTCGAGGAGCTGTCGCAATGTGTGCCCGGCTTCGAGGTCCAGAACCAGTCGCCCAACAATCCGGGCTTCGTGATGCGCGGCATCACTTCGGATTCAGGCACGGCCTATAACGAGCCGCGCGTGTCGGTCTTCCAGGACGGCGTCTCCATCTCCAAGTCGCGCGGCTCCTATGTCGAGCTGTTCGATCTCGAGCGCGTCGAGATCGCCAAGGGACCGCAATCGACCCTCTATGGCCGCGGCGCGCTGATCGGCGCCGTCAACCTCATCCAGAACAAGGCCGACCCTTCCGCCTTCGCCGCGAACGCGCGCGCCGCCTACGGCAATTACGACTCCTGGATGCTCGAAGGCATGGTCAACGCGCCGCTGTCCGACGCCGCGGCTGTACGCCTGTCTGGCCGCGCCAAGCAGCGCGACGGCTATGTCGAGAATCTGATCGGTGACGAGGATGTCAACTCGACCGACACCTGGGCGGTCCGCGGGGCGTTCAACCTCAGCCCGGCCAACAGCGGCGTCAGCATCGACGTCATCGCCAACTACCAGAAAGACTCGCCGTCCGGCACGTCGTTCAAGTCGATCCTCTTCAACCCGACCGACCCGACAAGCGGAGCGGTACTCGGCTCTCGATCCGGAGGACGGCGCGGCGCTCGCGCCCGGAGCCGGGTTTGAAGGCGGCCGGGCGCTCGGCCTCGATCGCGAGGTGTGGGGCGTCAACGGCATTGCCGCGATCGACCTTTCCGACAACCTGAAGCTCACCTCCATCAGCGCCTATCGCGAATTCGATTCGCTCGAGATTTTCGACGCCGACGGGCTTTCGCTGCCGATGCTCACCGCGGCCGAGGATGCGCGGGGAGAGCAGACCAGCCAGGAACTGCGCCTCGCCTTCGACAATGGTGGCGCGGTAACGGCCTTTGTCGGCGCGAGCTATTTCAAGGAGAAGGGCTCGCAGCGCACGCCGGCCCAATTCGACGAGCGCATGGCCCTAGCCCGGCTGGCCAATGTGCTGAACGGCCCAATCCCCGGCCGGCCGGCCGCGGACCCGGCACCCCCGCCGTCTTCGCCAACACCGCCTTCACCGGCGCGCTCCTCCAGGGCGTCGCCGCGGCCTATGGCGTGGCGCTGCCGGCGGCGCAGGCGCAGGCGATCGCGGCCAACCTGCAGTCAACCTATCGCGAGACGTCGACCAACTTCAGCGAAACCGAGGCCTTCGACATTTTCGGCGACGTCACGGTGCGCCTGTCGGACCGTTTCGAGATCGGCGCTGGCCTTCGCTACACGCGCGACGACAAGGTATCCACACGGTCGGTTCCGGTAGCGCTCGCCTGGCAATTCGCGAAGAGCGCCAACGGCCCGGCGGTCGCAACCGGACGCACGGCGGCGAAGCCCGACCGCGACTTCACCGTCAAGGTGGAGGCAACCGGCCTCGCGAGCAGAAAGGACTATTGGTTCTGGTTTCGAGGCGCCGGACGGCACGCGCTCGCCGGCCGGCCGCTTCAGGACGCTTCCGGCCGGGGCCGTCGAGGATGTCGTTCTCGCGGCGGCCTCTTGCCAGCTGCGCCCGGGAGGATCGTTCAACGCCTGGGACGCGGCGGCGAAGCTCGACCGGCTCGACGCCGTCGTCCATCTCGGCGACTATATCTACGAATATGGGGCCGACGGTCACGGCAATGCCGTCGGCCGCACGCTGGGCCGCATCCCGGAGCCGGCGCACGAGATAGTGACGCTCTCCGATTATCGCGCCCGGCACGCTCAGTATAAATCCGACTCTGACTTGCAGGCGGCCCACGCCCGTGCGCCGTTCATCTGCGTGTGGGACGATCATGAAAGCGCTAACGATTGCTGGGCCGACGGCGCCCAAAAATCACGGCCCGGCCGAAGGGGCGTGGCGCGCCCGCAAGGCGGCCGCCCTTCAGGCCTATTTCGAATGGATGCCGATCCGGGAGCCGAAGGGCGGTCAGTCGCGCGAAGCGATCAACCGCGCCTTCCAGTTCGGCGATCTCGCCAGCTGCTGATGGTTGAAACCCGTCTCCTGTCGCGCAGCCAGCAACTCGTGTCCAAGGGCAAGGTGTCCGACCCGGCCTCCTTCGAGGCGCTGCTCGAGGCGCGCGAGCAACCTGAGCGGGAATTGCTCGGCGAAGGCCAGCGCCGCTGGCTCGAGCAGGAACTGACGGCGTCGGTAGCGGCCGGCAAGCCGTGGCAGATCGTCGGCGACCAGGTCGTCATGGCGCGCGTCGCCGGGCCGGACGTCGAGCAGATGATCGGCGCGGACAAGTTCGCCGCTGCCCTGGCGCGGCTTCCCGAGCCGATCCAGCGCAACGTCAGGGACAGCATCGCTGCTTCAGGGGATCGTCGAAACTCCGCGCCAGGGTGTAACCGCGCATACGCTCGTCGACAGGATTGGCAGCCAATTTCGGCCGTTCCGCTGAGCGCCAAAAGCGCTCGTCCGGACCTCGTCCGGCCGCGCCTCAAGGTGGACGTTCGACTGGTGGCTGCCACGGAAGCACCTGCCATTGCCTTCGCGCCGCGAGGCCAAAACGGGAGCTGTGTGGTTATAGCCATGGCCCGCTCCATCGCCGCCGCCTTTTGCACGGGTTGGAGGTGCCGCGAAGCTTGGAGGACTTTATGGCAGTCAATCAACCAGCGAGCGAAGCGGCAGCCAATGCGGTAGGCGACTTCTTCGGCCTGCCGCCGGTGGCCAGCGCCGACTTCGGCGATATGGCGATAGCCTTCGGACTTGTCGCCGCCATCTTTCTCCTGGTCCGGTGGATGTCGAGGCGGCTGCGCAGGTGGCTGGATGCAAAGGTGGCGCCGAAGCTCGAGGGGGCCCAGCACCAGCGCGTCCTTGCCAGCAATCACGCCGCCTCCGCCATCGGCGCGATAGCCGGGATCATCCTGTTGACTATGGCTGCCGCCGCGCATGACTGGCTGCCTTATTCGATGCTCCTGTTCGACCTTGCCATCCCGCTGGCATCGGCCCTGGCAGCGTGGCGGGTCGCCTTGGCATTCAACGTGCCGGAAAGCGGGGCTCTGGCGATCGCCTTCATCTGCGGCTTCGCCGTGCTCACCAGACGCTACGAGCAACTCGACTTCGTGGAGCGCTCGCTGGACGGATATGCGGTCACCTTCGGCGAAACCGAAATCTCGCTACTCGACGTGCTGGGCGTCGCGTTCGCCGGGGTCGTACTATATGCAGTCGTGCGCGTCGCGAACCAGGGCGCCAAGGCATTCATTCGCCGTCGAAGCAATCTCGACATCACGCAAAGTCTCCTGGCGGAGAAGATCGCTGCCATCGTGATCGCCGTGATGGCGATCTTCGTCGCAATCGACATGCTCGGTATCGACACGACCGCTCTCTCGGTCTTCTCGGGCACGGTCGGCCTCGGGCTCGGCTTCGGGCTCCAGAAGATCTTCAGCAATCTGGTATCGGGGATCATCCTCCTCATGGACCGCTCGATCAAGCCGGGCGACGTGATTGTGGTCGGCGAAGCGGTAGGCGAGGTCAATCGGATCGGCACCCGAGCCGTTTCGGTGATTACCCGCGACGGGAAGGAATATCTCATCCCGAACGAGCTGCTGATGACCGAACGGGTGGAGAATTGGAACTATTCCTCCCGCAATGTCCGGATCCGCATGACGATCAGGGTAGGCTATGAAAGCGATGTCGATTTGGTGGAGCGTCTGCTGCAGAGGGCGACCCAGGAAAGTCCGCGCGTGCTCGATGCCCCGCCTCCCGCAGTGCGGATTACCGACATCAGCAATTCAGGAATCAAGATCGAGTTGCGCTTCTGGATCAGCGATCCCGAGGACGGCCTCGGCAACATCCAGAGCGAGATTTACAAGCGCGTCCTGGCCAAATTCCGCGAGCATGACATCGTCCTGCCGAACGAGGGCCGCGACGTGGAGATCACGAAGGTGCCGCCCATTTACCTGAAGGGGGCGGAGGAGAGCTGAAAGGCGGCCAAGGCGCGCCGTCAAGTTTCGTCGGTCGGCAGCTGCGTGGCCGTGCCCAGCCCCTCACGGACGTAGAGCCGCTTGACCATGACGAGCAGCACGACGGTGAGCGGCGCGGCAAGCAGAATTCCGGCAAGGCCGAATATCAGGCCACCGGCGACAAGCGCGAACAGCAGCAGCGCAGGCGGAAGGTCGACCGCTTTCTGCTGCAGCATCGGGGTGATGAGGCTTCCTTCCAGCTGCTGGATGACGAGATAGAGACCCGCCGTCCACAGCGCGAGCTGCGGCGACTGGGTGAAGGCGATCAGGATACCGGGGATCGCGGCCAGGATCGGGCCGAGCGTGGGCACGAAATCCAGCAGGGCCGCGATGAGCCCGAGCGTCAGGGCGGCGGGAACGCCCAGCATCCATAAACCAAAGCCGGTCAGAACGCCGACGATCAGCATCGCGATAAGCTGTCCGATCAGCCATCGCCCGAGCGCCACGCCGCTGTCGTCCAGGGCATCGGCGACTTTGTGGCGGCTGCGTTCGGGCACGAGCTTCAGCAGGCCCCGGCGATAAAGAGACGGCTGCGCTGCCAGGTAGATGCCGGCGACCAGCACCAGAAGCGTATCGGCGATCCCGCTGCCCACCGAGACCGCAAGCCCACCAATCCGTGCGGCAATTCCCTGACCTTCCCCGCCACTCAATATCCGTTCCAGGCCGAGCGGTTCCAGCCGTTCGCGCAGCGTGCGGAGGGCCTCCGGAAGCTCGGTCCTGATCGTCGCTGCCTGGCGGGCGATCTCCCCGCCGAACAGCCATAAAGCGGTAAGCACAGTTCCGATCACGAGCAGCACCGCGCACAGCAATGCCGCCCATCGCGGGAGATGAATCCAGTGCTGCAAGGGCCGGGCGATAAGGCTGAAGACGAGGCCGACGACCACTCCTCCGAAGACGAGGATCACCAGCTCGCGCATCGTCCACAGGAGGAACAGCAGGCTGAGCAGGCCGAGGAAGATCAGGACGCGCCCGGTATATTGTCCGACAGTGAGGTGGGGGTTGCGCTCGGTCATGCCAGTCTCCCCTTGCGTCTCGCCGCCCCAATCAACGGTTCCGGCTGTGCGGCGCGTGCGACATCCTAGCTCAAGCCGGTGTATCTGAAGAACTCGTCGGCAGACATGCCCTCGAGCTGCTTGATCTCCCCGGCTTCGATATAGCCGACGGCAGCGGCGTAGGCGTCCCATTCGGACCTGAGCTCGTCGAACTTCTCGGGTTCCGCGCTGGCGAGGTTGGTCATCTCGCGCGGATCGTCGCGCAGGTTGAACAGGTGCCAGTCATTCTCGCCATAAGGCGGGGCCATGAAGATCAGCTTCCAGTCGCCTTTAATGATCGCGCGACACTCGACCATCTCGAAACCGAGGGCATCCAGCGGGCCCCTGACGGGCGCCAGGCTTTCGCCGGAAAGATAGGGCTTCCAGGACTTGCCGTAGATGGGCGCCAACGCCTGGCCCTGGCGTTCGTCCGGCCGCTCGATCCCGATGAAGTCGAGGATGGTCGGGAGCACATCGGTCGCATGCAGCAGTTGCGACGTGTCTATGCCCCGCTTGACGATGCCCGGCCCGGCAACGATCAGCGGGACTTGCGTGCCGCCCTCGTAGGTCGTCGTCTTGAAATAGGAGAAAGGCGTGTTGGCGACCTCGGCCCAAGCGCCGCCGATCGAGACGAAGGATCCCTTCCTGCCCATATTCTCCAGGCTGTTGTCATATTTCTTCTCGATCAGCTCGGGCGTGTTCGGCGCGTAGAAAGAGGGCTCCTTGGGATTGGCGCCGTTGTCGGACATGAAGATGACGATGGTATCGTCATATTGGCCCTGCTCCTTCAGCAAGGCGAACACCCGCCCGATATTGTGATCGGCATTCTCGATCATCGCCGCGTAGATCTCCATCTTCCACGCCTGCTCGGCTCTCTCCTGCTCGTCGAGTTCGTCCCACGCGGGGAAGAGGCCGCTGCCCGGATTGTCCGCCAAGGCCTCCGGGATCAGCCCCATCTCCTGCATGCGCGAGAGCCGGCGCCGGCGGATAGCGTCGTAGCCCGAGTCATAGGCGCCGCGACAAACATCGAGCCACTGGTCGGGCACCTGCAGGGGATCGTGGGGAGCGGTGAAGGCGAGATAGGCGAAGAAAGGGGCGTCATCCCCTTGCCCGGCCAGATAGGAGATCATCTTGTCCGCATAATAGTCCGACGAATAGAAATCGTCGGGGAGATCGTCCGTAACGTCCTTCCCGTCTTCGTCGTAGCGGGTGTGCGGGACTTCATTGGCACTCAGCGCACGATGGTCGTTGAAGTGGCTGGCGCCGCCGCCGAGGAAGGAGAAGACCCGCTCGAAGCCGCGATCTTCGGGACGATATCCGTCGATGGCGCCCAAATGCCACTTGCCGGCCATATAGGTGCGGTAGCCCTCGCCTTTCAGCACTTCGGCGATCGTCATCACGCGATGGTTGAGCGGGCCTTCATAGCCCGGCTGCATATATTGATTGGTCGAATGCATCGGCGGCATCGTGCCGAGGCCGTTCTG
This portion of the Sphingomonas sp. LY54 genome encodes:
- a CDS encoding mechanosensitive ion channel family protein, whose protein sequence is MHGLEVPRSLEDFMAVNQPASEAAANAVGDFFGLPPVASADFGDMAIAFGLVAAIFLLVRWMSRRLRRWLDAKVAPKLEGAQHQRVLASNHAASAIGAIAGIILLTMAAAAHDWLPYSMLLFDLAIPLASALAAWRVALAFNVPESGALAIAFICGFAVLTRRYEQLDFVERSLDGYAVTFGETEISLLDVLGVAFAGVVLYAVVRVANQGAKAFIRRRSNLDITQSLLAEKIAAIVIAVMAIFVAIDMLGIDTTALSVFSGTVGLGLGFGLQKIFSNLVSGIILLMDRSIKPGDVIVVGEAVGEVNRIGTRAVSVITRDGKEYLIPNELLMTERVENWNYSSRNVRIRMTIRVGYESDVDLVERLLQRATQESPRVLDAPPPAVRITDISNSGIKIELRFWISDPEDGLGNIQSEIYKRVLAKFREHDIVLPNEGRDVEITKVPPIYLKGAEES
- a CDS encoding arylsulfatase; this encodes MSATAPEAKRPNVLLIVVDDMGYSDCQPFGGEIRTPVLAALADEGVRLRNFHVSSLCAPTRSMLLSGVDNHQNGLGTMPPMHSTNQYMQPGYEGPLNHRVMTIAEVLKGEGYRTYMAGKWHLGAIDGYRPEDRGFERVFSFLGGGASHFNDHRALSANEVPHTRYDEDGKDVTDDLPDDFYSSDYYADKMISYLAGQGDDAPFFAYLAFTAPHDPLQVPDQWLDVCRGAYDSGYDAIRRRRLSRMQEMGLIPEALADNPGSGLFPAWDELDEQERAEQAWKMEIYAAMIENADHNIGRVFALLKEQGQYDDTIVIFMSDNGANPKEPSFYAPNTPELIEKKYDNSLENMGRKGSFVSIGGAWAEVANTPFSYFKTTTYEGGTQVPLIVAGPGIVKRGIDTSQLLHATDVLPTILDFIGIERPDERQGQALAPIYGKSWKPYLSGESLAPVRGPLDALGFEMVECRAIIKGDWKLIFMAPPYGENDWHLFNLRDDPREMTNLASAEPEKFDELRSEWDAYAAAVGYIEAGEIKQLEGMSADEFFRYTGLS
- a CDS encoding TonB-dependent receptor, whose protein sequence is MISHYMRFAGASLIALSAAPAIAQAVDETGDEAIVVTAQLREQDPVEVPFALTAYSGRDLEALGIPEFEELSQCVPGFEVQNQSPNNPGFVMRGITSDSGTAYNEPRVSVFQDGVSISKSRGSYVELFDLERVEIAKGPQSTLYGRGALIGAVNLIQNKADPSAFAANARAAYGNYDSWMLEGMVNAPLSDAAAVRLSGRAKQRDGYVENLIGDEDVNSTDTWAVRGAFNLSPANSGVSIDVIANYQKDSPSGTSFKSILFNPTDPTSGAVLGSRSGGRRGARARSRV
- a CDS encoding AI-2E family transporter; translation: MTERNPHLTVGQYTGRVLIFLGLLSLLFLLWTMRELVILVFGGVVVGLVFSLIARPLQHWIHLPRWAALLCAVLLVIGTVLTALWLFGGEIARQAATIRTELPEALRTLRERLEPLGLERILSGGEGQGIAARIGGLAVSVGSGIADTLLVLVAGIYLAAQPSLYRRGLLKLVPERSRHKVADALDDSGVALGRWLIGQLIAMLIVGVLTGFGLWMLGVPAALTLGLIAALLDFVPTLGPILAAIPGILIAFTQSPQLALWTAGLYLVIQQLEGSLITPMLQQKAVDLPPALLLFALVAGGLIFGLAGILLAAPLTVVLLVMVKRLYVREGLGTATQLPTDET
- a CDS encoding alkaline phosphatase D family protein; the protein is MTKLVLDRRKLLVGAGGLALFSGLGRVAWAAPKFTANPFSLGVASGDPWPDGFVLWTRLAPKPLEEHGGMPMAAVAVRWEVAEDDRFTKIVRTGEAVARPELGHSVHVEVGGLRPRRPYWYRFRVDGAEASPVGTARTAPAPAEKVDRVRMAVVGCQAYPHGWYEAYRHLSEEAELDAVFHYGDYIYETGGRPTPARLQVRDAAGNVVDRSHFGDEIYSVDDYRRRYAQYKTDPHLQAAHASAAFVSSFDDHEIDNNWADMIDQDGTPPEAFALRRFAAMQAWYENMPVRRAQLPRAGGLTMYRRIDYGGLLRMHVLDTRSYRDDQLCQKPGEQACRTENGPDTTLLGSAQEAWLAEGLDNGARWNLIAQQVLVMPLFTPGPNGRQMRPGFDPWSGYPQARERLVKTITDRDLTNVVIATGDAHMHGIGTVPVRDDEPDGPAAATEFLTTSITSGGDGQAEASDGFQALLDGSPNLALLNHQRGYQTFDITAKEWRTDVKVMDRVQTPGGKLSTLARFTVTPDKAALHRI